In one window of Gorilla gorilla gorilla isolate KB3781 chromosome 2, NHGRI_mGorGor1-v2.1_pri, whole genome shotgun sequence DNA:
- the JAGN1 gene encoding protein jagunal homolog 1, protein MASRAGPRAAGTDGSDFQHRERVAMHYQMSVTLKYEIKKLIYVHLVIWLLLVAKMSVGHLRLLSHDQVAMPYQWEYPYLLSILPSLLGLLSFPRNNISYLVLSMISMGLFSIAPLIYGSMEMFPAAQQLYRHGKAYRFLFGFSAVSVMYLVLVLAVQVHAWQLYYSKKLLDSWFTSTQEKKHK, encoded by the exons atggcgtCTCGAGCAGGCCCGCGAGCGGCCGGCACCGACGGCAGCGACTTTCAGCACCGGGAGCGCGTCGCCATGCACTACCAGATGAG TGTGACCCTCAAGTATGAAATCAAGAAGCTGATCTACGTACATCTGGTCATATGGCTGCTACTGGTTGCCAAGATGAGCGTGGGACACCTGAGGCTCTTGTCACATGATCAGGTGGCCATGCCCTATCAGTGGGAATACCCGTATTTGCTGAGCATTTTGCCCTCTCTCTTGGGCCTTCTCTCCTTTCCCCGCAACAACATTAGCTACCTGGTGCTCTCCATGATCAGCATGGGACTCTTTTCCATCGCTCCACTCATTTATGGCAGCATGGAGATGTTCCCTGCTGCACAGCAGCTCTACCGCCATGGCAAGGCCTACCGTTTCCTCTTTGGTTTTTCTGCCGTTTCTGTCATGTACCTGGTGTTGGTGTTGGCAGTGCAAGTGCATGCCTGGCAGTTGTACTACAGCAAGAAGCTCCTAGACTCTTGGTTCACCAGCACACAGGAGAAGAAGCATAAATGA